Proteins encoded in a region of the Desulforamulus hydrothermalis Lam5 = DSM 18033 genome:
- a CDS encoding ABC transporter ATP-binding protein, with protein sequence MYVEIRDLIFKYKNSQLSTINKVNLSISRGEIIAILGQSGSGKSTILRLLAGLEKPCSGTIVIDNKVMFDNNTYVNPENRGVGMVFQDYALFPHMTVEKNIIYGLAKLDRKERTKRLKEVLTLVNLEEFRDRYPYELSGGQQQRVALARALAPKPAVLLLDEPFSNLDADLRCKIRDELKRIIKDVGITSIFVTHDQEDAISLADRVVYLHKGTVLKVKTKEEYGTG encoded by the coding sequence ATGTATGTAGAGATTAGGGACCTGATTTTTAAATATAAAAATTCTCAGCTGTCAACCATTAATAAGGTAAATCTGAGCATTTCCAGAGGTGAAATTATTGCTATTTTAGGTCAAAGCGGCAGTGGTAAAAGCACAATCCTTAGATTACTTGCCGGTCTCGAAAAACCTTGCAGTGGTACCATAGTAATTGATAATAAGGTTATGTTTGATAATAATACCTACGTTAATCCAGAAAATCGTGGCGTAGGTATGGTGTTCCAAGATTATGCCCTATTCCCTCACATGACTGTGGAAAAAAACATTATCTATGGTTTGGCAAAGCTTGACAGGAAAGAACGGACTAAACGCTTGAAAGAAGTTTTAACACTGGTAAATCTTGAAGAATTTAGAGACCGTTATCCTTATGAATTAAGCGGTGGTCAACAACAAAGGGTTGCACTGGCCAGGGCCCTGGCACCTAAGCCGGCGGTCTTGCTATTAGATGAACCGTTCAGCAATTTAGACGCAGATTTAAGATGCAAAATTCGAGATGAATTAAAGAGAATAATTAAAGATGTAGGTATTACCTCAATTTTTGTAACACATGACCAAGAGGATGCAATATCTTTAGCCGACAGGGTGGTTTATTTACATAAGGGGACGGTGCTTAAAGTGAAAACAAAAGAAGAATACGGTACCGGATAA
- a CDS encoding Fe(3+) ABC transporter substrate-binding protein, which yields MKNIKVTIGFLLIFAMLALSGCSTSKDSTASNQVNSKDSGVINLYTDRHYDTDQELFDLFAKETGIKVNVVKAESDELIERLAREDKDTKADLLITADAGRLYRAKEKGLLQPASSETLFKNIPENLRDKDNEWFGLTVRARVIVYSKDRVNTSQLSTYEDLTDPKWKGKILVRSSNNIYNQSLLASFIALNGEDKAKEWAKGLVANMAREPKGNDRDQAKAIVAGEGDIAIMNTYYIGKMLKSSDPEEVKVAEKVGVFFPNQDTSGTHINVSGVGLVKYAKNKENAIKLMEFLSGEKAQKQFAEANFEYPVNPNVEPSELLKSWGDFKSQNINLTLLGEYNQKAVKIFNEVGWK from the coding sequence ATGAAGAACATTAAAGTAACAATAGGCTTTTTACTTATTTTTGCAATGCTTGCTCTTTCCGGTTGTTCAACCTCAAAGGACAGCACAGCAAGCAATCAAGTTAACAGCAAGGACAGCGGAGTAATAAATCTCTACACCGACAGACACTATGACACTGATCAGGAGTTATTTGATTTATTTGCCAAGGAGACCGGGATTAAAGTAAATGTAGTTAAAGCAGAATCCGATGAATTAATAGAGAGACTGGCCAGGGAAGATAAGGATACCAAAGCAGATTTATTGATAACTGCTGATGCCGGAAGATTGTACCGGGCAAAAGAGAAAGGACTATTACAACCCGCATCAAGTGAAACTCTCTTTAAAAATATTCCGGAAAACTTAAGAGATAAGGATAACGAATGGTTTGGCTTAACTGTTAGAGCCAGGGTTATCGTTTACTCCAAAGACAGGGTAAACACCTCCCAATTATCTACATATGAAGATTTAACAGATCCTAAATGGAAAGGCAAAATATTGGTAAGGTCATCTAATAATATTTACAACCAATCTCTACTGGCCTCCTTTATTGCTCTTAACGGCGAGGATAAAGCAAAAGAGTGGGCGAAAGGTTTAGTAGCGAATATGGCCAGAGAGCCAAAGGGTAATGACAGAGACCAGGCTAAAGCAATCGTCGCAGGGGAAGGCGATATTGCCATCATGAATACCTACTATATTGGAAAGATGCTTAAATCCTCCGATCCGGAAGAAGTAAAAGTGGCAGAAAAGGTTGGAGTTTTCTTCCCTAACCAAGATACTTCAGGTACTCACATCAATGTTAGCGGGGTAGGGTTAGTAAAATACGCTAAAAACAAAGAAAATGCCATTAAGCTAATGGAATTTTTATCCGGTGAAAAGGCACAAAAACAGTTTGCTGAAGCCAATTTTGAATACCCAGTCAATCCTAATGTGGAACCTTCTGAGCTATTAAAATCTTGGGGAGATTTTAAATCACAAAACATAAATCTCACTTTGTTAGGTGAATACAATCAAAAAGCAGTCAAAATCTTTAACGAAGTTGGTTGGAAATAA
- a CDS encoding ABC transporter permease, giving the protein MRILNKIKPHLDIWSVLSFLFIALIVIPGFHIFINLFLPANENWQHIKDYLLKDYILNSLKLVLFTSIFTVLIGTSLSCLISVYSFPLRDFFKWAFVLPLAIPPNIAAYTYSGLISYTGIVQVSLRNYFNIQANPKYFDIMNIEGATFIFTLFLFPYVYTITRSFLEKQSASLIESARLLGRKPIEIFFTVILPCLRGAIIGSVSLVVLEVLNDFGVVQYFGIQTFSTAIFKTWFAMGDVNSAIKLSSSLMFIVLTILILERVLRGRKKYSYTSAKVRPISPQPLTGINKILAFGYCMLIFSFSFLIPTLQLLYWSFLTYKSTLNNSFWLLIINSLTVALITTLSVVIISVIIANYCRINDHVLSKIYAKITVVGYSVPGAVIAIGILAWFIFLDNQLYGIYKMVNSNSAKLVLSTSILMLIFSYVVRFLAMGFNSIQSGFEKIGNKFFEASRTLGVNKTETFFRVDLPMIKPAVLTSCVLVFVEVIKELPLTLLLRPFNFDTLTTKVFQYASDEMIQEAAIPSMIIIVISLISIYFINGVESKEDN; this is encoded by the coding sequence TTGAGGATTTTAAATAAGATAAAACCCCATTTGGATATTTGGTCAGTACTGAGTTTTTTGTTCATAGCATTGATTGTAATTCCTGGTTTCCATATATTTATTAACTTATTTTTACCGGCTAATGAGAATTGGCAACATATAAAAGATTACTTATTGAAAGATTATATTTTAAATTCTTTGAAGCTAGTGCTATTTACAAGTATTTTTACTGTTTTAATAGGTACAAGTTTATCTTGTTTAATTAGTGTATATTCTTTTCCTTTAAGAGATTTTTTTAAGTGGGCATTTGTTTTGCCATTAGCAATACCTCCCAATATAGCGGCATACACATATAGTGGTTTGATAAGTTATACAGGCATTGTCCAAGTATCTTTAAGAAATTATTTTAATATTCAAGCTAATCCAAAATACTTTGACATTATGAATATAGAAGGGGCTACTTTTATATTTACCTTATTTCTATTTCCCTACGTATATACCATCACTAGATCTTTCTTAGAAAAACAATCGGCTTCACTCATTGAATCTGCTAGGTTGTTGGGCAGAAAACCAATTGAGATTTTCTTTACAGTGATATTGCCCTGTTTAAGGGGGGCAATTATTGGTTCGGTAAGTTTAGTCGTATTAGAAGTATTAAATGATTTTGGGGTTGTGCAGTATTTTGGTATTCAGACCTTTAGTACAGCAATATTTAAGACCTGGTTTGCTATGGGTGATGTAAATTCTGCAATAAAACTATCTTCCTCCCTAATGTTCATTGTTCTTACCATATTAATTCTTGAAAGAGTTTTAAGGGGAAGGAAAAAATATAGTTATACCAGTGCCAAAGTCAGACCTATTTCCCCGCAACCACTCACTGGAATAAACAAAATACTTGCCTTTGGTTACTGCATGTTAATTTTTTCTTTTAGTTTTTTGATTCCTACTTTGCAACTATTATACTGGTCTTTTCTTACCTATAAGAGTACTTTAAATAACTCCTTTTGGCTTCTAATAATTAACTCATTAACTGTTGCCTTAATTACTACCCTATCGGTGGTCATTATATCTGTAATAATTGCAAATTATTGCAGAATTAACGATCATGTTTTATCTAAAATATATGCAAAAATTACCGTGGTTGGCTATTCTGTTCCAGGCGCGGTTATTGCAATAGGAATTTTAGCCTGGTTTATATTTTTAGATAATCAGCTATATGGCATATATAAAATGGTTAATTCAAATTCTGCAAAATTAGTTCTCAGTACAAGTATCCTTATGCTTATCTTTTCATATGTTGTAAGATTTTTAGCAATGGGTTTTAACTCTATTCAATCTGGTTTTGAAAAGATTGGAAATAAGTTTTTTGAAGCTTCTAGAACATTAGGGGTAAATAAAACTGAAACATTTTTTAGAGTAGACCTACCTATGATTAAGCCTGCCGTTTTAACCAGTTGTGTTTTAGTCTTTGTTGAGGTTATTAAGGAATTACCTTTAACCTTACTTTTAAGACCTTTTAACTTTGACACCCTGACGACAAAAGTTTTTCAATATGCTAGTGATGAGATGATTCAAGAAGCAGCTATTCCTTCTATGATAATAATTGTAATAAGTCTTATTTCTATATATTTTATAAATGGCGTTGAAAGTAAGGAGGATAACTAA